The stretch of DNA GTCAGCAGCTCCGAGCCCAGTAGGACTGTCCCCCGGGCTGTAACAGTGGAATCCCCATGGAGCATGTGTGTGTCATGGTGGCCTCACTGCCCAGAAATGGAGTTCATGGACAGGtgtctggcacagcagagagagaggattagccccatgcgctggttcactcttcagatgccagCCGCAGCCAGGCCCACTtcagggagcccagagctccatccgggtctccttcTGCATGGCTGTGGGCAGTAGGGGGGTCCCCCAATCCCCCACCTGCCAGCCCAGGCCCCCTCCGCAGCTCAGCCCCTGACCATCAGCGTGGCCTTGGCCCAGCCAGTTCCCCTGCTgagcctgcagccccaggccaAAGGGACATCCCTGGTCCAAAAAGggaaacctccaggagcctccccgGGTCTTTGGCCTTGTTTGTGTCCACTTGTCCCAGATGTGACACCCCTACCTCTCTGCCTAGGTGGTATGGTATAGAATGAGGGAAAGGGACCCGGCGTAAGAGcatagcggccaaagtcctcgccttgaatgcaccaggatcccacatgggtgccagttctaatcccggtggccctacttcccatccagctccctgcctgtggcctgggaaagcagtggaggacggcaccACACCATGGGACcgtgcaccggcatgggagacccggaagaggctcccggctcagctccggccattgcagccacttggggagtgaaccagtggatggaagatcttcctctctgtctctcctctccgtgaatctgactttccagtaagaacaaataaatcttaaaaaaaaaaaaggaaagaatgtggGACAGGAGTGGTGAGGGGAAGGGTCAGGAAgcgagggggaggcagccagcgGGCGCAGCAACAGGGAAGTGAGCCcgtgctgcccctcccccgcccctgaGAACTGGAGGCAGGGGCGGGTCCATCCCCCCactccttctgctgcttcctcttccctCACCCCGAGGTGCCCTGGGGTGCACCCAGGCCGGCTGGCCAGCACCCAGGTCTGCAGCCCATCTGCCCGCAGCACTggccgccccccaccccctgtGTGTGGGGAGACCCACCATGCAGCACCCCTGCTTGGCAATGTGGAGGGGTgagatggggaggagggaggaaggctaCTGGCACTGGGTCATGAGTAATGGGGTTGCAGCCCCCTCCCTGGCTCAGGCATTTTCCCTACAGACCCCACGAGAGCCTTGGGGTGccagtggggtgggaggggtgggagtaccTGTTATTTGCATATGGCCCCATCTTAGCCAATCAGAGCTTCCAGAATGTTTCATGGGCGGGGCCCAGGTCAAGTTTAAAATTGCTGGGAAAAGAGGCAGTTCCTGGAGCGCGGAGGAGGGCAGCCAGCAGCGGGATTAGGGCACCCATTGCCCAGCACAGGAAGACTGAGGGCCAGccccaggcagagctggggtaGGGCAGCAACAGAGGCTGCAGAAGCAGCCTGAGCTAGGACCATAATAAATTTAGCAGGTTCGGGGTCAGGGCTGTTTCCGCTTGGAGTGTCTCTTGTAGGTTGCTTGAATGGGGGTGGCCCCGGGCCGGCTGCCGCGGCCACCACctctgctgctgtcgctgctgctgctccaggtgcCAGGAGGCCACGGGTCCGAGTCTATCTGCCATTCTCCCCAAACCTGGAACTGGAGCAACTCATTTTCCCACACTTGTTTGAACTTGACTGGCCTGGATTTGAACCTGCCCCTGAAAGGCCAGATGCTGAACGCCCCGCGCCTTCAGGTGCTTCATCTGTCTGGGACGGGCCTGCAGGAGCTCCCACCGCCTGCCTTCTTCGCccacctgcagcagctgcgggtcctgtgggtgacagacaaCGTGCTGCGCCGTGCCGATGGGGCGCTGGCCGCCCTGTGCAGCCTTGATCTCAGGGCGGACTGCAGCTGCGTGCTCAACACCTGGCATGAAGTGCGGCTGGACAACTGCTCTGGCCAGCAGCCTCCCCTGCAGTGCCGGCTGAGGGGCATCGCTGGGCGTTGGTACAACCTTTCCAGTTTCCTGGAGGCAGACTGCGGCCCTGGCCTTGCCCCGGCTGCCATCGGAGCAGTGGTGGCCGGCGGTGGCCTGCTGCTGACGCTggtcgtgctgggccctctgctgGCTTGGAGACAATGGCTGCGGCGCTCGGGCCATGGGAACCTGAACAAGGCCTGGACGGGTGCTCAGGACAAGCCAGGGCCTGGCTCGGGGCAGCAGCCGCTGTACAGCCCGGGGCTCCGGGCCCCAGTGGCCGTCCCTCCTGACTCCCCCTCGGCCACAGAAGTTCCTGACTATGAGAacatggtcctggggcagccgCCCGTGGCCGGGTGAGTGACCAAGGTGGGTCGGGGGTGGCGAGAGGGACAATGGGGCCCCCACGCTGTTGCTGGTCTCACACAAAGCTTGGCTGTGCCCCGCCTCAGTCTGCCTGTCTGTAAATGGGTGGTAGCCGTCCGTGCCCTCAGCCCTCTCTCCAGTGAGCCCGCTCTCACGGGGTGGGCTGAGCGTCCCCTTGGTGACCTTGCAATACAGTTTGTGGCTGTCACCTCTGACAGGGGAGTCAGGCCTCCTCTGCCCCCAGCTGTGTGTTAACcttttcatctgctgctgctgtgaaaTGGGTGGGGGGGTACGGCCTCTTCCCCCAGCtccacctccacacacacacacacacacacacacacacacacacgcaggtgccacctgctgctggctggcaAGGCTCTGCCCTCACCTTTCCCCTGCCCCACTGGAGTCTGGGGTCTTTGAGGGGGAACTCCTCTCTTGGGGGCTTGGGTCTTAACAGGTGGGCATGGGGGGACCAGGTCACAGCCAGAAACGGAAAggcatgggggagggggctgctaAGAAGAGCATGCATATGCAAAGCAGATGCAAATCGGGGCTGGAAACGGGAAGTGGTCCCCCTGGTGTGGGGACAGGCACGGGACTGCCCGAGTCCTGCGTCGCTCGGCTCCATCCCCCCACAAccaccaccctccccacccttggGCCTCCAGAAGATGCCCTGTGGGGATGCACTGGGCCCTTCACTTCTGCAGGGAGCAAACCCCgattgttctgtgtgtgtgtgtgtgtgtcggggggggggTGTTTCATACTAAAGTGTGAATGACTGAAGGCAGCCTCacaccccagcaggaagctgggagcctcCCACgacacatctgtgtgtgtgtgtgtgtgtgcgcgcatccCACTCACAGCATAAACACCCAGGACTCAAAGccctcctcttccccacccccgtCTGTCCCCGCAGGGCCCACCCCTCTGAAGACAGCGACTTCTACATGAACTACACCTGGGATGGCGGCTCCGATGCCCAGCCCGTGTACTGCAACCTGCAGACCCTGGCACGGGCCTCACTGGATGACAATGATTACATGGTGGCCGGGCGCCACTGACCTTGGCTACGGGGTCACTGCAGGGGGAGGAAGAcaaggcagttccacttcctctgccccctccacagacacacaccacacGGGGAGTCGGGGCAGCGAGGCAGTCAGTCCCTGCACCCCACTCCAGCCCCATACACCCAGAAGGGACCCCACCATCTCCCTGCCGTCTGTATGTGCGTGGTGCTCAACGAACGCTTGGGGTTGGCAGTGGCACTGGACTCTGGCTTCCTGGCAGTGGGGGCTGCGTCCTCTTGCCCCCTGCGTCCCCGTTCTCTTTACCCAGGCGGCCCTAGGGAGGgcagctgcctccctccctccctcacacacacacacacacacacacaccctctgtaACTCC from Ochotona princeps isolate mOchPri1 chromosome 33, mOchPri1.hap1, whole genome shotgun sequence encodes:
- the LRRC25 gene encoding leucine-rich repeat-containing protein 25, with the translated sequence MGVAPGRLPRPPPLLLSLLLLQVPGGHGSESICHSPQTWNWSNSFSHTCLNLTGLDLNLPLKGQMLNAPRLQVLHLSGTGLQELPPPAFFAHLQQLRVLWVTDNVLRRADGALAALCSLDLRADCSCVLNTWHEVRLDNCSGQQPPLQCRLRGIAGRWYNLSSFLEADCGPGLAPAAIGAVVAGGGLLLTLVVLGPLLAWRQWLRRSGHGNLNKAWTGAQDKPGPGSGQQPLYSPGLRAPVAVPPDSPSATEVPDYENMVLGQPPVAGAHPSEDSDFYMNYTWDGGSDAQPVYCNLQTLARASLDDNDYMVAGRH